In Burkholderia lata, the DNA window GCTTGAGCAGCCCGTCGGACACGACGCCGCCGAGAATCCCGCCGAGGAACCCGCACACGGCCGGGATCGACGCGACGAGGCCCGCGTTGAGGATCGACATCCCGCGCGCCTGCACGAGATAGACGGGAAACCACGTGATGAAGAAATAGGTGAGCGCGTTGATGCAGTACTGCGCGACGTATACGCCGATCAGCATCCGGCTCTTCAGCAGTGCCTTCACGTGGCGCATCGACGGGCCGCCGTCGCGTCCGCCCGTCGCCTGGTCGATGTTGACGAGCGCGCCGCCTTCGGCGAGGTAGTCGAGTTCCGCGCGGTTGATGTTCGGATGGTCCTTCGGGTCGTACATCGTGCGGTTCCACACCAGGACGAACGCGAAGCCGAGCACGCCCATCACCGCGAACACGGATTGCCAGCCGAACGCGTGCACGAGCCAGCCCATCAGCGGCGCGAACACGACGGTCGCCGCGTACTGCGCGGCGTTGAAGATCGCCGACGCGGTGCCGCGTTCGGCGGCCGGGAACCACGCGGACACGATCCGGCTGTTGGCCGGGAACGACGGCGCTTCGGCCGCGCCGACGAGGAAGCGCAGCCCGAACAGCAGCGCGAACGCGGCCGCGCCGCCGAAGAAGCCGATCGAGCCCTGCAGCAGCGTGAACAGCGACCAGAAGAAGATGCTGAACGCATAGACGATGCGCGACCCGTAGCGGTCGAGCAGCCAGCCGCCCGGCAGTTGCGCGACCACGTACGACCAGCCGAACGCGGAGAAGATGAAGCCGATCTGCACGTGGCTCAGGTGCAGCGCGCGGGCGAGGCTGGGGCCCGCGATCGCGATCGCCGCGCGATCCGCGTAGTTGATCGTCGTGACCGCGAACAGGACGGCCAGCACCAGCCAGCGCACGCGGGTGCGCCGGGCCGTTGCCGACGCGGACGCCGGCAGCGCTTGAAGCGGATTCATGACTGTCTCCTCCGAAGGGCGGAAGGTGCCGTCGTGCGGCAGGCGCGTCGGTGCGCGCCATTCGTGTGGGTGCTGCCGGCCGGAGGCCGGACACCGTTGCCCGTGGGCAGGGCGTCCTGGCCATTCTGTCATGTCGAAATTTGCGCTTTCATGCCAATTGCTGACTTGATCGATTCAGCAATTGAATCGATCAGGCGGGGGCCGCGCCGCTGTCGCTGTCGTATTTTTACCCGGATGATATTGACATTCAATTTATACCCGGATAAAAATAGCGACATTCTGATTCCAGCCTGCGGGCGATCACGATGACCACCACCACACTGCTTCCTTCCTACACGGCGTTCGACGGCCACCGGCGCCTCACGTCGGGCCCGCTCGCGACGGTCGCGCTCGCGGTCCGGCGGGCTGCCGGCGATGCGATGCCCGGCACGATCCTGATCTTCGACGATGCGACGGGCCGCTCGATCGACCTCGACCTGCGCGGCACGGCAGACGAGATCCACGCGCGCTACGCGCCGCCGTCGGGCGACGCAGCCGGTGCCGCCGGTGAGCCGGCCGGCGCGGGCGAACAACGCGGCCGCGGCCGGCC includes these proteins:
- a CDS encoding MFS transporter, giving the protein MNPLQALPASASATARRTRVRWLVLAVLFAVTTINYADRAAIAIAGPSLARALHLSHVQIGFIFSAFGWSYVVAQLPGGWLLDRYGSRIVYAFSIFFWSLFTLLQGSIGFFGGAAAFALLFGLRFLVGAAEAPSFPANSRIVSAWFPAAERGTASAIFNAAQYAATVVFAPLMGWLVHAFGWQSVFAVMGVLGFAFVLVWNRTMYDPKDHPNINRAELDYLAEGGALVNIDQATGGRDGGPSMRHVKALLKSRMLIGVYVAQYCINALTYFFITWFPVYLVQARGMSILNAGLVASIPAVCGFLGGILGGVVSDGLLKQGRSLSVARKVPIVFGMLLSMSMIVCNYTDSHVLVVLFMALSFFGKGLGALGWAVNADTAPRQIAGLSGALLNTCGNLSSITTPIAIGYIVDRSGSFNGALVYVVAHALVAVICYLFVVGEIRRVELQ